GGTGAACGGCTTGCACAGCTCGTCGATGCCATAGAAAAAGGAGACGACGTTTCTGCTCTGCCCGGGGTGATCGTGAACCCCGGATTTAAATCAACTGCTTTCTCAAACGGGGTAAACGGTGGGAAGATGACAGAGAATTCCTCTTTATGGGAAGGTACTGTTACAAGGGCATTTGATAAAAACCGCCCCTATCTGAATTTTTACCTGAAAAACGGAGGTATACTCAATCTCCAGACCAAGCGAGGGTGTCCATTCAGGTGCATCTACTGCACCTACCCGCTCATCGACGGCAGCTATATGCGGTGCTTTGAACCCGAATCGGTCGGCCGGACGGCGCGGGAGCTTCAGGATGCCGGGGCAAAATTTATCTATATAACAGATTCTTCATTCAATGCGGATGTTGCTCACAGCATTGCCGTGGCTGAAGCATTCGTACGCAATCGCATCAGTATTCCATGGGGAGGTTTTTTCACGCCGAGACACCTGCCTGCGGACTATTTCCGTAAGATGGCGGACTGCGGCCTGACCCATGTGGAGTTTGGTACGGATGCACTTTGCGATGCGACCCTGTCTTCTTATCATAAACCGTTCAAGCTTGAACAGGTGTTTGAGAGCCACCGTATGGCACGCGATGCAGGCCTGTTTGTTGCACACTACCTTATCGTAGGCGGTCCGGGTGAGAACGAACAGACACTTAAGGAGACGCTGGATAATGCTGAAAAACTCGAGCAAACGGTGCTGTTCTTTTTTTTCAGAATGCGGATCTACCCCGGGACTTTCCTGCACACCATTGCCTTGAACGAGGGCAACCCTGAATACAACGATGTCTTCACCCGCCAGGTATTTTATCAGACCGATCCCATGTGGAATAACATGATTGTACGCACAGTACGGGAGCGGTCACACGGGCGGCCTAACTGGATTACCGGATCCGGCGGGGAAAATATGGAGAAGGTCATCTCCCGTATGTACAGCCGCGGCCGTACAGGACCATTATGGGAAAAACTGATCCAGTAGCACCTGTGCAGGTAACAGTGTTTCCGCTTTCCATCGCAGTACTTGCAGGCATCACAGCCATCCAGATTTCGGTCGTTCTTTTTTTTGTATCGCCTTCCATGTTTGTTGTGCCCCTGTCAGTGTTCATCATCCTTTGTTTAGTCGCACCGTTTTTCCCGGGATTATGGTTCTTTATGCCAGTTATTACCCATGGGGCTAAACAGAAAATTGCCGTGGCACTCACCTTTGATGACGGACCGTCTCCGGAAACCACACCGCTCCTGCTAAACCTGCTGGATAAATACGGTCTCCATGCCACGCACTTCGTGATAGGTGCAAAAGCTGCGTCTTATCCGGATCTCATAGAGGGGATACTTTCCAAGGGGCATGATCTCGGAAATCACTCAATGAACCATGACGTTTTTCTGATGCTGAAATCCTCAAAAGTCCTCGGAGAAGAGATTATACAATGTCAGCGTGTGCTGGCAGCATACGGTGTCCGTCCGCTCATGTTCAGACCGCCGGCCGGTATCGTGAACCCGAGGTTGTGGCCAGTGCTTCTGAGACAAGGTTTATACTGCATTACATTCTCCCGCCGCGGCCGGGACTTTGGGAACCGGAGGATGCAGGGGATTGCCCGCAGAATCCTCAGACATGTAAAGGCAGGGGATGTTGTTATGCTGCATGATTGCACACCCAAAACAAAAGAACAGATCGATCACTGGCTCAGGGAAACCGAGGATTTAATAAAAGGAATACTGTCAAAGGGGTTTAAAATTATCCCGCTTTCAGATTTGATCGGGCGGCCAGTTATGGTCCCTGCCGGAGAAGGCAACAGTTCCAATCCCACAGCCGCATTTTACGACGGTATAGCAGGATCGTATGATGATGAACAGCAGGGTACATTGGTTGCGATCTCAAGGAAACCGGAACATGACGCGGTAATAAAGAGACTACCGGGTTTTGTCCGGCCATCGGACAGTGTTCTTGAGATCGGCCCGGGCACAGGCATGTACACGCTTGAGCTGGCACGCATGGCAAAAGAGGTCATGGCAGTTGACGTGTCCGTCAGGATGCTGAAAATCCTTGAACATAAGGCAGTACACAAGCATTTGACGAATATAAAATATGTAAGGGGCGATATCCAGGAAATCTCTCTGGACAGAAGGTTTAATCATATCTGTGCGTTTTCATCTTTGGAGTATGTCCCGGACATTGCAGCCCTGATTAAACTATTATCAGATCATCTTGAACAAGAAGGCACATTATATTTTACTACAGCACACCGGACTTTTTTTCGTTTCTGGACACAGGTTGGCAATGCAATGCGGCAGGGGGTATGGCTTCACGCAAGGAGCATACCCGGGATCAGGAGGGCCCTTCTGCAAGCCGGGCTTACACCAGTAGTCATACAAACCCATGGATTGAATCTGGGATTCAGCAATAGAGTATTCCTTGGGGGGGTCCTCCTTGAGGTCATGGCAAAAAAGACATAGCATTAAGAAAAAAGGAAGTAGTAGTGTGTAAATTTCATCTTATGTTAAATTAATCTATATCAGTAATTATCTATATATTGGTATTACTACTTTTTTCTTATGCTTCATGTTATATATGTTTCTCTAATACACCTTTGTTGCTTCTATAGTATCAAGCGGCATGCCGTAAGCTTACCTTTCCGTTTTGACAGTTACCTATCTCGCTTGCTGCATTATACCCCGCACACCCCTGGTTGTAACCAGGCACAATGGTGCTGCAGCCAGGATAGGCTGTAGAAGACTGGTACAAGGATGGATCTGTTGAAATAGTCCCGGAGCTGCTGCAATAGGAACCATCAGAAGTATAAAAGAATAATTGTGCATTTGTATTTGCACCACTATAAAACCAACCCCAAGGCTGCATACTGGATCGTGTGAGTGCGGAACACGCTGTTAAAATATGTCATAAACCCTCCGTAAAGCTTTATATCTTCTAATTCCCGGTTGACCGGAAACTAAATTCTAATCTGCGTTCAGAGGTGGATAAGGTCGCATTCAGTCTTGATTATATGTAAAGCATAAGAGACTGGAATTGTAAAATTGATTTTTGTGATTGAATATTTATAAGTTAAATATTAATGAGGCTGTGCAAAAAAGATAATCTAAAGCCGGCAGGCATCACAATAGTTCATGCTCTTTTAGTGCATTAAGCATTGCTTCACGCATAACGTCAATAGGTGGTGTAATGCCTGTCCAGATCCTGAAGCTTTCCATCCCCTGATATAAGAGCATACCAGTGCCATTGTGCGTTTTTAATCCATATTGTTTTGCTGATTTTAAAAAGGGTGTTTCTATCGGGTTATAAACAATGTCGGATACTATTACATCCTTTTTTAATCTTGAGAAGTCTATATTGATACTGCCGCTTTCTTTCATTCCAACCGATGTAGTATTAACAATAAGGTCATACCGGTTATTCGATACCTCATTTATACGATCAAGCGGGAGCACCCGTATATCGGAGGCTTTAAAGTATGTTCCGAGATGTTTTGAAAGTGATTCTGCACGGGCTATGCTTCTGTTAACTATGAGCAAAAAATTTATCCCTGACTCAAGTAATGCGAATGCCACTGCTTTTGATGCCCCTCCGGCTCCTATAATAATTGCACGCTTGCCCGATGGATTAAAATCAAGTTCCTGTTTTAGTGAATGTATGTACCCGAGCCAATCCGTGTTATAGCCTTTTAGCTTTCCATCTTCCCTGTTCACCGTATTTACGGCACCTATTTGATGGGCTTTAACATCCATATCATCAAGGTACGGAATGATTGCTTCTTTATACGGGATGGTTACATTAAAACCTTTTAAGCCTTCGTGCTTGAATTGTTGAACGGCAAAGGATAGATCCTGCGGCATTATATCAAAGCTCATATACACATAGTCCATACCGAGTTTGAAAATGGCAGACATCTGCATGGGAACGGATACGCTATGGCCGAGTGGATGACCAACTATACCCAGTATCTCCGTCATACACGAACCTTTATTTTGGATGTACCGATCTCAGATGAAAATATGTTTTTTGCAGTTTTTATATCGTTTAGGATCTTTTGTTTTAGCTCTTCCGCACTCGAGAACCGTTCTTCATCCCTTATCTTATGAATAAATTCTACTTTTACATATTCACCAACAATGTTTTTATTGAAATCGAGTATGTGTACTTCAATTTTTAATTCATGTCCCCCGAAAGTTGGATTCAAACCTATGTTTGCTACGGCATTGTAGCTTTGATTATTTACTATTGCCTTTACAACGTAGACGCCGTTTTGTGGAATAAGCTCCCATCCGGTTTCTATGTTAGCCGTCGGACATCCGAGAATATTTGTGCCGCGGTGCGTGCCTGTTACGACCCTACCTTTTATATAAGGCTTATAACCAAGAAACCGCGCGGCATCTTCAATCTGTCCATATTTCAAGTATTCCCTGATCTTTGAACTTGATACAACCCTTCCGTCTACAATATAGGGGTAAACAATATTTACATTAAAACCAAATTCACTGGCGAATGTTTTTAAAAGTGATACATCCCCGCTTGCCATCCTGCCGAATGTAAAATTATTACCCACGATGATTGTAGAGGGATTGATAAGTTCTTTTAGTATCCTTCTTGCATACTCATGAGGTGAGAGTGTTGCAAAGGAACTTGTGAAATCTGTGACAACAATAGTCTCTATGCCTATCTCTTTTATCATGTCATACTTTTCCTCGTAAGGCAGAAGGAGATAGTATTTTTCATCGTGGTTAAAAAATTTATAGGGATGAGGTTCAAATGTCATAACAACAGGAACTGCGCCAAGTAGCCTTGCCTTAGAAATTGCTTCTTTGAGTATATATCTGTGGCCAACATGCACACCGTCGAAATTACCTATTGTCAGTACACACCCGTCGAGTGTACTGTTTTTATTTATATTGTTAAGAACGTTCATAGCCTATCCTGAATAATGGTATCAAAGAAATCGGTTCCTTTTATGTCTCCGTGTATTGAAAAACTCTTTAATATTGTTTTTCCTATATCGGTAAAACTTGATCTTATCCCGAGAGATTTACCTTTTATTCCATTCATGTAAACAAGAATCGGTATATACTCTCTCGAATGATCTGTTCCCTGAGTTGTCGGATCGCACCCGTGATCAGCGGTTATTATCATCATCGATTGCTCATCCATTATATTTATAAGATCCTTTAATCGCGTATCAAACTCCTCAAGTGCATTCTTAAAACCCCGTACATCATTCCTATGACCGTATAGAGTATCAAAATCAACAAGGTTTGTAAAAACAATACCATGTTCGATTGTTCTGTAAGCCTCGATAGTTTTGTTTATTCCATCATTATTATCGGTCGAATGGATGGAATCTGTTAAGCCTTTACCTGCAAATATGTCTCCTATCTTACCTATACCGATAACATCAAGCCCGTGATTCTTTAATATATCAAGAACGGTGTCCGAACCTGGTGGTATTGAAAAATCTTTTCTGCGTGATGTTCTTTTAAAATGACCCCGAGTGCCTACAAATGGCCTTGCTATGACCCTACCGACATTGTAAGAGTTTAGCATCTTTCTCGCGATATTACAATAATCGTATAACTCGTTGACAGGGATCACATTCTCATGTGCCGCTATCTGGAACACGCTGTCAGCGGATGTATAAACAATAGGCATACCCGTTTTTATATGCTGCTCTCCGAGTTCTTCAAGTATTACCGTTCCAGATGCGGGTTTGTTACCTATAACCCTTTTACCGATGGCCGCTTCAAACCGTTTTATGATTTCATCGGGGAAACCGTGTGTAAATACCCTGAACGGTTCTGTGGTTATGAGACCCATTATTTCCCAGTGCCCTGTTGTTGTATCCTTACCTTTTGATTGTTCCATTGCCTTGCCGAAAAAACCTTCCGGATATGGTTCCGGAAACCGGAAGGGGAAATCAACAATATTTGCAAGCCCGAGTTTATACATGTTAGGCAAACTCAGACCATTTACTGCCTTTGCTATGTTTACAAGTGTATTGCTGCCTGCATCTCCATAGTCGCATGCATCCGGCATTTCACCTATGCCGGCACCGTCAAGCACAATAACAATTATTTTCTTTATAAACTTTAACATTCTTGCTTCATCAACAAAATTATGCTGTAGTATATACAATAAATAAAAAATTTGGTATAGATAAGTCAATAAGAAGGAGGGTATTATGAAATATGTATCTTTGATCATAGGATTGTTTTTTATGGTTATTGCAAGCTGTACAGCAACGAAAACTTCAAACACAGCAGCAGGTTATTACGTACAGGTCGTTGCTGCACAGTACTCGATTCCTGCGGATGGGACTTCAACCACCGTTATTACGGCAACAGTGAAATCTTATACAGGCTTGAGTGTTACCGATGGTACTGTTGTACATTTTCAAACAACCAAGGGCGATTTCGTTACACCAACCGTTTTAGGGCAAACAGCAGATGTCCCTACAAATGGCGGTACAGCCTCAATAAATCTGCAAAGTACTACAACAGCAAACCAGGCAATGGTAACAGCAAATGTAGGAGGTATTAGCAATTATACGTCGATTCAATTTACAGGAACAAGCAGCAGTAATAGTAGTAGCAACGGCAGCAGCAGCGGTAATAGTAATAGCAGCGGTAGTGGTAATTCTGGAACAGGGACAACGCCTACTACTTTTGTGGCGTCTAATCTTACTGCAACCGTAACAGAACTCAGGGTTACACCGTTTAAACCAAATCTGACGACACTAATACTCACAGCGAGTGATGCGGCAGGTAATGCTGTCCCTAACAACACTGCGGTAACATACACAATAAACAATAATCCGGGGGGATGCGCGTTTATTTCTTCATCCGGTGCAAATCTTGGAACTGCATTTACCACACAAACGGTTAGCAGCACCGCTTCCGCACTTTTTAGCAGCGGTACACATTCTGGTGTTGCACTCGTTACAGCAGCTTATTCAATAAGTGGACAGACATTTACCAATTCCGCATGGATTGTTGTAGATGGAGGCCCTGTTGCAGGTGGAGTCCATTTTGGTATGGCAGTAGTGCATGCCAATATGCGGGGGTTAACCTGTTATGGAGAACCGGATCAGGTGAGTGTTTATCTAACGGATAGATACTCAAACCCTGTACCGGATGGTACTCCAGTGTATTTTTCTTCCCGCGGCGGGCTGATAGCTCCAATTGCATATACTGTAAACGGACAAGCAAGTACGACACTTTATTCAAGTATCCTTCCACAGATAATGCTAATTCCATGGCCATCAGATGTCCCTCTGTATGATAATGCATTTGATACAACGGAAACTACCCAACCATTTACTGCTGTGGCAACTACTCCGGTAAACGGATGGAATGAGGTTGTTGCGTATACTTATGGGGAGGAATGGTTTAATGATGAAAATCAGAATGGTGTCCATGATCCAGGAGAACCGGTCATACATCAGGGCGATCCATGGATTGACGCAAACCAGGATTTTACTTATGATAC
The genomic region above belongs to Deltaproteobacteria bacterium and contains:
- a CDS encoding polysaccharide deacetylase family protein, giving the protein MGKTDPVAPVQVTVFPLSIAVLAGITAIQISVVLFFVSPSMFVVPLSVFIILCLVAPFFPGLWFFMPVITHGAKQKIAVALTFDDGPSPETTPLLLNLLDKYGLHATHFVIGAKAASYPDLIEGILSKGHDLGNHSMNHDVFLMLKSSKVLGEEIIQCQRVLAAYGVRPLMFRPPAGIVNPRLWPVLLRQGLYCITFSRRGRDFGNRRMQGIARRILRHVKAGDVVMLHDCTPKTKEQIDHWLRETEDLIKGILSKGFKIIPLSDLIGRPVMVPAGEGNSSNPTAAFYDGIAGSYDDEQQGTLVAISRKPEHDAVIKRLPGFVRPSDSVLEIGPGTGMYTLELARMAKEVMAVDVSVRMLKILEHKAVHKHLTNIKYVRGDIQEISLDRRFNHICAFSSLEYVPDIAALIKLLSDHLEQEGTLYFTTAHRTFFRFWTQVGNAMRQGVWLHARSIPGIRRALLQAGLTPVVIQTHGLNLGFSNRVFLGGVLLEVMAKKT
- a CDS encoding cobalamin-dependent protein (Presence of a B(12) (cobalamin)-binding domain implies dependence on cobalamin itself, in one of its several forms, or in some unusual lineages, dependence on a cobalamin-like analog.); this translates as MPAIKKAGVNGLIYKTCDGVNEKMKVLLLATNRLTTPYPVYPIGLDYVAGAITPPHKTHIIDLCFEGDEPDKIETRIREFAPDIVGLSLRNVDTSDSINTQQFIDQYKDVISMVRRATRAQVVLGGSAFSIFPEQFMQTLDAEYGIVGDGERLAQLVDAIEKGDDVSALPGVIVNPGFKSTAFSNGVNGGKMTENSSLWEGTVTRAFDKNRPYLNFYLKNGGILNLQTKRGCPFRCIYCTYPLIDGSYMRCFEPESVGRTARELQDAGAKFIYITDSSFNADVAHSIAVAEAFVRNRISIPWGGFFTPRHLPADYFRKMADCGLTHVEFGTDALCDATLSSYHKPFKLEQVFESHRMARDAGLFVAHYLIVGGPGENEQTLKETLDNAEKLEQTVLFFFFRMRIYPGTFLHTIALNEGNPEYNDVFTRQVFYQTDPMWNNMIVRTVRERSHGRPNWITGSGGENMEKVISRMYSRGRTGPLWEKLIQ
- a CDS encoding phosphopentomutase, whose product is MLKFIKKIIVIVLDGAGIGEMPDACDYGDAGSNTLVNIAKAVNGLSLPNMYKLGLANIVDFPFRFPEPYPEGFFGKAMEQSKGKDTTTGHWEIMGLITTEPFRVFTHGFPDEIIKRFEAAIGKRVIGNKPASGTVILEELGEQHIKTGMPIVYTSADSVFQIAAHENVIPVNELYDYCNIARKMLNSYNVGRVIARPFVGTRGHFKRTSRRKDFSIPPGSDTVLDILKNHGLDVIGIGKIGDIFAGKGLTDSIHSTDNNDGINKTIEAYRTIEHGIVFTNLVDFDTLYGHRNDVRGFKNALEEFDTRLKDLINIMDEQSMMIITADHGCDPTTQGTDHSREYIPILVYMNGIKGKSLGIRSSFTDIGKTILKSFSIHGDIKGTDFFDTIIQDRL
- a CDS encoding Ig-like domain-containing protein, with translation MKYVSLIIGLFFMVIASCTATKTSNTAAGYYVQVVAAQYSIPADGTSTTVITATVKSYTGLSVTDGTVVHFQTTKGDFVTPTVLGQTADVPTNGGTASINLQSTTTANQAMVTANVGGISNYTSIQFTGTSSSNSSSNGSSSGNSNSSGSGNSGTGTTPTTFVASNLTATVTELRVTPFKPNLTTLILTASDAAGNAVPNNTAVTYTINNNPGGCAFISSSGANLGTAFTTQTVSSTASALFSSGTHSGVALVTAAYSISGQTFTNSAWIVVDGGPVAGGVHFGMAVVHANMRGLTCYGEPDQVSVYLTDRYSNPVPDGTPVYFSSRGGLIAPIAYTVNGQASTTLYSSILPQIMLIPWPSDVPLYDNAFDTTETTQPFTAVATTPVNGWNEVVAYTYGEEWFNDENQNGVHDPGEPVIHQGDPWIDANQDFTYDTYATWYHSNDGTVCSTYAAGCFTDTITLTGPLEPYINDKTGLEWYWPSTTGALYSPPAADPTNSEWSSQTAVWNHIIVVYSGEPAISFTPTAATLNTTTATVSAFTVYFGDMNGNALSAGSTIAAALQGLSGVNVSPQNYDAHTRTIGTFVLSTTAQSTPGSGFLVLTLTTPNFGCNGGKEVVSIPVIVQ
- a CDS encoding bifunctional riboflavin kinase/FAD synthetase is translated as MNVLNNINKNSTLDGCVLTIGNFDGVHVGHRYILKEAISKARLLGAVPVVMTFEPHPYKFFNHDEKYYLLLPYEEKYDMIKEIGIETIVVTDFTSSFATLSPHEYARRILKELINPSTIIVGNNFTFGRMASGDVSLLKTFASEFGFNVNIVYPYIVDGRVVSSSKIREYLKYGQIEDAARFLGYKPYIKGRVVTGTHRGTNILGCPTANIETGWELIPQNGVYVVKAIVNNQSYNAVANIGLNPTFGGHELKIEVHILDFNKNIVGEYVKVEFIHKIRDEERFSSAEELKQKILNDIKTAKNIFSSEIGTSKIKVRV
- the aroE gene encoding shikimate dehydrogenase; the protein is MTEILGIVGHPLGHSVSVPMQMSAIFKLGMDYVYMSFDIMPQDLSFAVQQFKHEGLKGFNVTIPYKEAIIPYLDDMDVKAHQIGAVNTVNREDGKLKGYNTDWLGYIHSLKQELDFNPSGKRAIIIGAGGASKAVAFALLESGINFLLIVNRSIARAESLSKHLGTYFKASDIRVLPLDRINEVSNNRYDLIVNTTSVGMKESGSINIDFSRLKKDVIVSDIVYNPIETPFLKSAKQYGLKTHNGTGMLLYQGMESFRIWTGITPPIDVMREAMLNALKEHELL